In a genomic window of Strix aluco isolate bStrAlu1 chromosome 3, bStrAlu1.hap1, whole genome shotgun sequence:
- the IYD gene encoding iodotyrosine deiodinase 1 isoform X2: protein MYASAGQKVDEEWQGLDENVAHIPFFAERYSEAEMIKRSQMFYELLNKRRSVRFLSDEMVPREVIDNVIRTAGTSPSGAHTEPWTFVVVQDPYLKHKIREIVEEEEEINYKKRMGDRWVNDLKRLRTNWIKEYLDTAPYLILIFKQVYGRLPNGKKKTHYYNEISVSIACGILLAALQNAGLYTVTSTPLNCGPQLRVLLQRPANEKLLLLLPVGYPKKDATVPALTRKPLEDIMVVM from the exons ATGTATGCCAGTGCAGGACAAA agGTTGATGAAGAGTGGCAAGGACTTGATGAAAATGTTGCCCATATCCCCTTCTTTGCGGAGCGCTACTCTGAGGCTGAAATGATTAAAAGGTCACAGATGTTTTATGAGCTTCTTAATAAGAGACGGTCTGTCAGGTTTCTTAGTGATGAGATGGTCCCCAGGGAGGTTATCGATAATGTCATCAGAACAGCAG GTACTTCACCCAGCGGAGCGCACACTGAGCCCTGGACCTTTGTGGTAGTGCAAGATCCATATTTAAAACATAAGATCCGTGAGATcgtagaagaagaagaagaaataaactacaaaaaaagAATGGGAGACAGATGGGTTAATGACCTGAAAAGACTGAG AACAAACTGGATCAAAGAGTATTTGGACACTGCTCCGTATCTCATCCTCATTTTCAAGCAGGTATATGGGCGGCTTCCAAATGGCAAAAAGAAGACCCACTACTACAATGAAATCAGTGTTTCTATTGCCTGTGGTATCCTGCTTGCTGCACTGCAG AATGCAGGTCTGTACACAGTGACCTCCACACCCCTCAACTGTGGCCCCCAACTCCGGGTGCTGCTCCAGCGCCCAGCAAACGAGAAGCTACTCTTGTTGCTCCCTGTTGGCTATCCCAAGAAAGATGCCACTGTGCCTGCACTGACCCGAAAGCCGCTGGAAGACATAATGGTGGTCATGTGA